Below is a genomic region from Prosthecochloris marina.
GATGTTGGTCTTAAAAACTTTGGATTTTTGAAGATCCCGCACATGGATAATACCCTCGTACAGTCGTTTGGCGTTGGTGCCTGTCTGATTGGTTGCCCGCAGCACGGCAAGCCCCTGGATGTACTCGATGATATTGGATTCCAATGCCGCGTTGGCTCTACCCATATCAGTCTTTTCCGCCATTCCGCTTTGTCGTTTTCTCTTATACAGCGGCATGGCAAGAGGCATCATCACCATCACAATGACGGCCATGCGCCAATCGATAAAAAACAATCCCATAACGACCACCAGCGGGGTGATCACAACATCGAGAAACATCCCCGATATCATACCCAGCATGGTAACGCTTTCATCCACATTACTGGACAAGCTAGAGTTAAGTTCCCCGGTTTTATAACGGCCCAGCCGCTCCAAAGGCATGGTGCGAAGCTTCTCTCCCAACTTTATGCGCAAATCGTGCATCACCCTGGGAAGAGTTCCCGTGTAGTCGAAATCATGGGCAAACCACCGACTGATACCGCTCAAACCGGTAAAGACGACAAACAGCAGAAGCCACATCAAGGCTGTACGGGTTTCAACGGGAGTACTGAAAAGGGCGACAAAGATCGGGTAGATGCTCAGGTAGGCCAACCCCTGATTGATAAAGCTGAAAATATAAAACAGCAATGAACGGGTATAGAGGTGCTGATACTTGCCGGCAATCTCTTTTCCGGTCTCATAGGTCTGCTTGAATGTGGTATATGCTGATACGTTAGACATGTGCGGCTCCTTTGTTAGGGTGTTCGACCGGAAAGACGTTTTTCCCTGAACTCCCAGTTTCGATACTTCCTGTGGCTGAACCATCTGTTCCGGCCGGCTGTTTTGCATGCAGATCCCAGCCTTGAGCAGCCTTGTAATTTGACCAGAGTCCGGCGTAAACACCTCTGTTGGCGAGGAGTTCCTCGTGCTTACCCCGCTCGACAATCTCTCCTTTATCAAATACCAGGATCTGATCGACGTGGGTGATGGAGGAAAGGCGATGGGCAATGGTGATAACCGTCTTGTCCCTGGTCAAGAAGGAGATGGCCTTGATGATCTCCTCTTCGCTTTCCGGATCGGCAAAAGCGGTTGCTTCGTCCAGCACGACAATGGGAGCGTTGCGCAGGATCGCCCGAGCAATGGTAATGCGCTGGCGTTGACCGCCGGAGAGGCGATCTCCCCTCTCACCGGCATGGGTGTCATACCCTTCGGGCAGTTCCATGATAAAATCATGTATCTGGGCCGCTTTGGCCGCCTCGACCACTTCTTCATCGGTGGCGTCCGGTTTTGCCATTTTAATGTTATTGGCCAGCGTATCGTGGAAAAGGTAGGTATCCTGAAAAACAAAGGTCACCGTATTCATCAGATCCTCACTGGTCATCTCCCTGACATCGACCCCGCCGATGGTAATGGCGCCTTTATCGATATCCCAAAAACGGGGCAGCAACCTCGCCACGGTACTTTTACCGGCCCCGCTCGGTCCGACAAGGGCGGTGGATGCACCGGGAAGAGCCGTGAAACTCACGCCGCTCAGGGCTTTCTCTTTACGGTTTTCATAAGAGAAGTCAACGTCATCGAATCGTATGGTCATCTCGCCGGGGACTTCACCCCGTTCCACATAGGACATGGTCGGCATGGAAAGAATTTCTTCGATACGATTGGCGGCGGTTTTGGACTTTCTCAAAAAGTTGTTCAGCCACATGAGCGGCATGAAGGCATCTACCATGGCCGTCGAGATAAAAAGCATCGCCACGAGGGTCGGCACGGAAAGGGTTCCCTTGCTGATAAAGAAGATTCCCCCCGCAATTACGGCCGCCATCGTGGGAAGCGGACCGAATATGATCATTGAAAGCCTCGAGGGCGAGCTGCATTTATCCATCCATTTGATAAATACCCCCTGGAAACTCTCCAGGGCTTTATGATAGCGCTTGAAAGAGCTGGTTCCGTCATCGAAGGTTCTGACCACGACCATGGCTTGGATAAACTCGATCACCGCCGCGTTGATTTTGCCAAGACTGGCGTCATACTCCTGTCGAATCTCACCGTAGTCTTTCATGGCGATGCTCATCATGATCATGCCCAGGATCAACACGCTCAGCGCAATGAGGGCCAGCCGCCAATCGATAGCAAAAATCAGAATGAGGCTGACAACCGGAGCGGTGAAGCTCCGCCCGATCATGGGGGTGCTGTCGGCGACAAAAACATGGAGGTTTTTTACATCGTCAAGAACCACTTTTTTCAGCGCCCCCGTACCATTGGTAATGATATAACCCAGAGGCAGCTGCGCCATATGTTCGGCAAGTTTTGTGCGCAGATCGACTTCAAGCTCAAAGGCGCCCAGGTGGGAAACAGAAAAGGCGATCGAGGATAGGATAAATGCCGAAAGGCCTACGGCTCCTACACCAATGAGCGTGCCCGGGAGACTCCAGTTTATACCCATGAAAAACAGACTGCCGCCGTTGAGCAGCACCGCTATCATAAGCGAAAGCAAGAGGAGCGTCGCAATCGTGGCGACCGAACCAAAGGCATGGAGTAGCATGGCGCTATAGATATGGGTCTTGACCGGCCTTATAATGCGCCATAAAACGCCATCACCTTCTGATTTTTTATTGGACATAGTGCATTTCCTCAATAAAAAGGTTATCAGAACCTAAACTGAGCGTCCCGACTCGTCGGGATGCTCCATATTGGTAAGTTTATCAAAGAGAATCTGTTATACTTTCTTTATAGAGGTGCCCTAGAGCTTATCCCTCATCTGCAGAGCGAACGTGAAAACAGGTAAAGAACCGCATGTGTTGAAATCCCGACAGCGGCATTCCCTGTGCCTTGCATCTGTGGCATGCTCGACAATCACTCAATTTAGAGTTAGCAAACTTGCTTCTGAGAACATCTCGTTAGCCTATGAACACTCCGGCAAAGGCGCCCAATTAATACTCATACTTTCCGTCTTGCACTCATTCACTACTGTCCCAACGGTTGTGGTTTGATGTGCGGACGCAAGGCGTCCGCACATCAAACCCATCAAACTAAGCTGACGATATTAGAAGTTGTAGCGGGTGCCGGTCCCGAAGGTCCGTCGACACACTTTATCGTACAGACTCCACTAGGGGTTAGCCGTATGTCTCCAAACATTATCTTTGGGTGTTCGCTCGACGCTTGACCAGCTATCAAGTACGATAAAATCCTGCATAGTATTTATCTCCAAGGACTTTTGCAGATCAAGTATCTGTGTCTGCTCCCCTACTATCTGTAAAACTTCTTTTGGTTCTTCTATCAATTCCCAACCCTTGTCATTCCATTGCCAACGTTTGGCTTTTATCTGCACTTGCTGTTTATCATCTACGTGTACTGCAATATCTGAGACCATAGGCATACCTAATAAACGCTCGGCAGTTTGTTGTCCCGCCAGTGCTGCCAACGCCTCAGGCAAAGGTTCGTTATTTTGAAGTCGATTTAGCAGGGCTTTGATTACAACAACAGTTTGTTCAGTACCTTGACTTGCTGCCCAATTCAGTGTACTTAGTGTTGTATAAAGCTTGACCCAGTCGGCTTCGCCAGCATCAGCTACCTGACCAACTGGTACTTCCCGCCTTTCACCCATTGCTTTGGAGAGGTCTTGCGCCTGCCAGTTTAGCTCAGCGATCCAGGCCTGCTTCCCATCACTGCGTCTAAGGCATTCCATACCGACCCAACCCGATACCCCAGAGAGCAACCACTGCGCACCCTTTTCGGTACGCAGATCAGTAGCCTGAAGCAGTAGATGCCGACTAAGAGCCGAAGCTATAGCCGCACGCCGACGTTTGCGTCCAGGACCTTCGCTGGCAAGATCCCAACCAAGGTTTTCGGGCAACCAGAGCAGCTCACCAAACTGTGCTATTTCCCCTAGTTCACGCGGCGCCTGGACAACATAACGCACATCAGGCACCTGCCCCAGCAGATCGCCGACGTATTGCGTCATGAGCTTCAGGTCCTCAAGGATATCTTCGGCGGCTTGCCGGTATTCGTGCCCATGCCAGGCCTGAATGCCATTTTGCGTCGTCTGTTCCGGTGTGTCAGGCAACCAGACCATGGCAAAATCCAACGGACCGTTCAGTGCACCGGAGGTCTGTGTAGTAGCTCCGCCACCCTCAATCTCTACACGCCAATGCCAGGATCCCGCCGGCGCGACGGCCTCGGCGGCTTGCATGGCATGGCGCGGCAGGTTGCCCTCTAGCTTAGGTAGACCAAACTGCGCTCTCTCGGCAGGTATATGCAGGCGGCAATCCGGATCAAGTCCCAATGTCGGTAAAACATCAGCGGCGCGTAGCCAGACACCTGAGGGGAGTAGCCAAGACTGCACATCATCCGCCGACCAATCCTGCAGCTTGGCCGTCAAGGTCAGTTGCACATCGCATCCTTCAACCGGGCAGCCCTCCAGCGGCAAGGTGAAATGATCATACGCCGTATTCGGGACTACTTTCTTATCTTCAACCACCGCAGAGCTAATGCTGACACCGTGCGGCAGACTGCCGTGTAAAAGATTATTGGCACTTTGGACATTATTTAATGTCCACTGCGCTTCCAGTGTTCGCTTGGATGGATTGAGTTGAACATGGACTTCGCCACCATCCAGTGAATAGGCACCGCCTTTATTCCACCACTGCTTTTCCCAAGCAGCAGCTTCAGCTATCTCCTCTTTTAGTGACTGATACTCACCGTAAACCACCAGTTTTTGATACAGCACTACACCAGGCAGTGTAATCAACAATAAACCAGCAATAGCCAAAGGAGCAACACTAGGGATACGAGAACGTGCAATACGCCAACGCATTGCAAAACCAAAATCCACCCCACGAAGCCAGACAAGCCAAGCCAAAGCCACAATGACCAAAGCGATACCAAGCTTCAATAGATCGGTACTGATCACACTGGCGAGCCAGGGACGCCAACCACTGAGGGATGAAAACGACAAGGATACAGCTTTACCGATCTGGGCTGGTGGATAGGAGACCAGAAGCAGCTCTTGATTCATAAACGCGATGAAGGCAAGCATCATTGAGACCCCGTACGCGGCCCCTGCGTTGCGGATCAGGCTGTGGCTCAATACAGCCAGTGCTGCTATCTCCAGCAAAGCGGGTGTCAACACGAGCATTTGGAATGCCAGCGGATCCCACCAGGCAATAGACATCCCGCCGATAGCCATGACAATCCATACCGTGAGTGTTGGAAACAAGCCGATAGCCATCGTCAATAAAAAAGCACTCAAGATCCGTGCCAGCACACGCGTACCAAGCGGTGCGGGTGTAGCATCAAACATCTCTTCAAAGCCACTACGCTGATCACGGCGCATCAAGGCGCCGACAAACCCCGCCACGGCAAGCAGGGTAAACAGATAGAAAAAGCCTCTGATCGATAATAAATGCTCTACATACGGTACCATGGGTCCTTGACCGTTATACAGTACCTTCATAACTGAACTAAACACTCCCATGAGTAATATTACTCCCAATGCCAATAGCTGACCCCTGTTTTGCAAAGAGAGCCGTAGATGCCAGAGTGCTTCGCTAAACAGTGCACGCAACCACGATGGTTTGCCGTTGATAGTCACAGATGCAGTTGTTTGTACGGCTGACAAGGTCTGTTTAGCAGTAGTATCACGAACCGTTTTTTTACTGTTATCCAGTAGCAAGTGATCACGGTTTAAGCGGCGCAATACAAACAGTAACAGCCCCACTGGCAACACAAACCATAACAGGCGGTTCAGCAGATAGAGCGATGTCACATCCAGGAGGAAATCGTTTTTTTCATTCGGGGTCAAGTCACTGATCTGGCGGTCAACCTCATTAAACATCGTTGGGTCAAGCACAGATGCAAGGGTATCGCTGATATCACTTATGCGAAAGACGAGAAGACCAACCATCCAGATCAGCATCAGGAATGCGGCAACCACAAAAGGTCCTGCCGTCGAACGCGTCCACAGCGCACTACTGACAAACAAGGCACCTATACCCAGAACAGCTGGCAGCAAGAATAGCAGGAGAATTAATAGCACCGGCAATACTGGTGCATCACCGATAGCTGTTGGAGGAAACAGTCCTAGCCAGGCAGGTATTGGCATCAGAAAAAAGCTGAGTGGCACAACTGCACCAAGTAAGAACGCCACAACGGAAGCACCGAGATAACGTGCAAACAGTAGCTTAGGTAAACTGATAGGCGAACTCAACACATTTTCATCCAGACGTACATTGCGGTCGCGTACCACTACCTGAGCGTAAATCCACGCCCAAACAAAAAACAGATATACGGACAAAAATGTGGCAAATTGATACATTATTGCCGCCGAATTACGCGTAGCGCCAAAACCGCGCAGTACATTGCCATTGGTCAGTACGACTAGGACATACAGCGTAAAGACGACTGCAGCGATAGGGAGCAAAGGACCTCGTAGACCCGCACGAATTTCATGGCGAAATTCCGCCCAGTAAACAGCATGGTTCATACGCCAATCTCCTTTCCAGATGTTTTTAGCGCTACATGGTAGGCATCTTCAAGGCTGGGCTGATGGGCTACATAATCCCCTTGCGGTGCCTGATCTCTTTGCATAATAACACGCAGACCGTTTGGGTGTGCCAAAATACGCAGTGCATCGCCGGGCGGTTCCTGACCTCTGGCAATGACACTAGACCACAGACGACCCTGCAAGGGCTCAATGAGCTCCTCTGGTGAGCCTGTAGCAACGATTTGTCCATCTGTCAAAATAGAAAGTCGACCACACAGGTTTTCCACATCTTCGACAATATGGGTTGAGAGCAGTACAACAGCTTCATTTGCAACATCTGCTAACACACGATGAAAGCGATTTCGCTCCGTTGGATCCAGTCCTGCAGTGGGCTCATCGACGATCAACAAGCGTGGAGAACCGATCAATGCTAGAGCAATACCAAAACGGCGCAACATACCTCCGGAATACTCTGCCACTGCCCTTTGAGAAGCATCGCTTAGATTGACGCGTTCGAGTAAACACGCCACCTCATTTGCACGCTTTTTCCGATCAGTATAGCCTTTTAACCAGGCAAATCGCTCCATCAGGCTTCGCCCGGACACACCGGGATAGGCACCAATCTGCTGTGGCAGATAGCCAAGTTGACTACGCAGCTGATCCGCTTCAGCCAACACATCGATGCCGTTGAGTGTAATGTTGCCGCTATCGGGTTGCTGTAGTGTGGCAAGGGTTCTCATCAGGGTACTTTTGCCTGCGCCGTTTGGGCCGAGTAAGCCATAAAGCCCTGGCCGCACCTCAAGATCAACCCCATCTAATGCACGCACACCGTTTGAATAGGTCTTGTTCAGACCGGTTACTTTTAAGCCTTCAGTCATGGGAGTTCTCGCTATCATAATTATGTTCTGGTTTCCTGGAGTAAATACCTTTCATGTTTCGTTGTGGTGGTAAACCTGGTCCAGTCGTGTTGGTTAGTAAGATCAGAAGTTATAACAGGCCCCAATACCGAAGGCTCGCGGATCGCCGTAGGACGCAACCGCCTTCATACTGGCCGTTTGGAATGATGTGATATATTCTTCATCGGTCAGGTTGTTACAGTAGGCGTAAATATCATACCCCTCGAAGCGATAACCGACCTTGACATCAGCGGTGATGTAGCTATCCAGCTCGTCGAACTCATTGTTGGAACTATCGTAATAGGGAACCTCGCCCAGACTCCTAACATCCCCACGAGCGTAAATCCCATTGGGGTGGTAGTAGGCGAGACCGATCCGCGCCGTATGCGATGGAGTTCCAGAGATCGATTCACCGTCGTAATCAACAGTGCCGGTATCGTAGTCGTCATATTCTGCCTCGATGATGCCGAGTGCTGCTGTCAATTCAATAGAATCGGTCAGAAAATAGGTCAACTCCAGCTCCGCGCCCAGAGAGTAAGCGCCGCCGGCGTTATCTGTCACCCACATATCAATCTCATTGTCGTATTTACTGATTTGGATACCATCGATGTCCATATAAAAGACGGCGGCGGCAAGACGTGCGCGGGCAAACTCCGCCTTGGCCCCAATTTCGTAGTTGATCGACTGCTCCGGCCCAAAGCTGATGTCTTCCTCTGAACCAGAGGAGGCATAAAAGTTGAAACCGCCGGGCATATAACCTTTCGCCACAGAAGCGTAAGTGATCCAGGTGTCATTCAATTTGTATGAGAGTGCAACCTTGGGCAAGAAAACGTCCCAGGTCTCATCGGGCTGAATCGAGTAGATGAGATCACTGCTGGCCCCGACCAGTCCATAGTAGGTATCCAGGTCCATCTCTTTGTCGATCCGCTGATAACGTGCCCCGAGAGTCAGTTCAAAGCTGTCGAGAAAGGGAATCATTATCTGCCCGAACAGGGCCTGGGTCTCACTTTCAGTTTTGGATCGATAACTCATTTCGTAGTCATTTCCGGAGAAAGACATCTGTATTCCATCGGGGCCTTTCTTTATATCCTCAGTATCAAAATATGCACCGGCAACCCAACGTACGCCCTCCGTATTATTGCTTGATAACCTCAGTTCCTCGGTCCAGGTTTCAGAGTCGGTTGCGCTAAAGCCAATAAGCCCGTCATAACTGGTATTTGCCTGGGCATCGCGATCGTTGATACCATCAGTTTCAACATCTCTATGGGTGGTCGTTGAAGTCAGGGTCACCGAATCGAACTCATACTTCAGATGAAGACTCTGCGCCATCACTTCTGTCTCTTCAACAAAGTCTTCATCGAAAGAACTGTGCTCGGCATCGTCCCGGTCGAACTCACTGGCTCTTGTTCCGCTAGGCAGACCGTAACCTGTGATCCCATATATTTCGGAGTAATCGTTTGACAGGGTGAGCTTGGCGGTGAACCTGTCGGTCGGCGTATACAGCAGGTAGCTCCCCAGATTGTAGAGGCTGCTCTTGTTGAATTCATCGTCACCAGTGTAGTCGTTTGTGATCCAGCCGTCATCTTGCTGATAGCGACCGTTCAGCCCGAGATAAAGCTTGTCCTCAATAAGGGAGCCACTGACATTAAGAGAGCCCTCCATGTCGTTGTAGCTGCCGTATCCGGCGCCGATACTTCCATGCCATTCGTTTACCGGCTCTTTGGTAACCACCTTGATAACTCCACCGATGGCATCCTTTCCGTAAAGCGTACCCTGAGGGCCACGCAGAACCTCGACCCGTTCGGCATTGACCAGCGAAGCGTCATAACCGTACTGGTTGGTAGAGGGTACCCCGTCAATATAAATGACCACAGGGTTGTTGCTGGTTAACAACGAGGTGCTCAAGCCCCTGAAGTTCACTTGACCGGCATAGCTAGAAGTATAATTCATATTAGGGATCTCACTGATGATGCCGGTAACATCTTTGATCTCCTTCTCCTTAAGGACCTCATCGTCGATGACCGTGATACTTTGGGGAACGTCCTGAACATCCTCCTCGATTTTATTGGCGGTCACGATCATTTCCGGCATTTCCATCGTGGCACCTGACTCCTCCTCACTGCACCATGACATAGCCGGCACAAAGGAGCAGACAGAGCCTATACAAAAGGCAAACACTATTATTTTTCCAAAACGCACTTTCTTTTTCTCCAGTTAATTTATGGGCATATCAACTACCCTGTTGTTTGAAAGATATTTGCACCTAAACTGAGCGTCCCGACTTGTCGGGATACAGCGGCATTCCTTGCGCCTCGTATCTCCGACATGCTCGACAATCACTCAATTTAGGTTGCATAAAAATCGAAGGCGATAATCCATATACATGTTCGGGACAGATGGCTGGAGCCCGGGCGACAACATCATAGGTGATCGGCGAACAGATTGCATTTTTACAATACTCCCATAATGAAAATCTGTATCGACTCGCAACTAACGGGAAGATCCGATTCTCATATGCACCATCGAACACACACCCAGCATATCCGTAATGGCTCCCATGATTTTAAATTGCAGCGCAATCCCTTTTTTCATCCCCTTTGACATGGGGAATGAACGTATCACCCTGATCCTCTGATCCCACTTTTCGAGCGACGATACCGGCTTCAGTCCCCATCCGCCATCCATGGACATCCCCATCCCACCTTTTTTCAACACCTGCTTTTTTGCAATCTTCATTCCCATAGGCGAGAGTGCATCGAAGAAAAACTCACATTCGTTGAAATGATCTGCCGCTTTCATGAAAAATGTTTTGATCTGTTCTTCATCGAAATACATGAACACACCCCCGGCCAGGAACAGCAAACCGTCCCGAACCTCTATTTTTTCAAACCATTGTGTATCCAGGAATGAAGAAGCGATACTTTTGTGCCTGTCGCTGTCTTCATAGAAGCGCCTTCTTAACTCGATCACATCCGGCAGGTCCAGTTCATAAAACATGATCGTACCGTTATCGATACGGCTGAAGGTGGTGTCCATCCCGCAGCCGATATTGACTATGGTCGCTTCGGGATGTTTTTTTATGAACTCACGAGCCACTCTGTCCGTATGCAGACTTCGTGAGACCCAGCCGTGCTGTGACATGGCCTGGGTTTTTTCGATATCCGAAAAATCGTAATCAATTCGTTGAATAATCTCCACCGCACGTTCGTCAATTAACCGCGGGCTGCTCTTTTGTGTTTCATATGCCCTGCCCCATAAAGGCAGTAACAGGGTTTCCTCAATAGAGCCTGTCTTGATCTTGATTTTTTGAGCCATATCTCATTCTGTCATTTATAATGCACTTATTCCCCCCACCTGTCGGGAGGAAGAGAAAACTGATAAAGAGCCGCATTTGTCGAACCCCTACGGAATTGCCGATCAATTCAGGTACAATTTCGCTCTGCTTCCCCACCCCGCTCCCGAATCGTGGAGACGCACTAAATATACAAAGTCTAAATACAAATAAAACCCATAACACATGGTTTTTTCATGATAAACTGCCGAAAGACAATCTTTCAACCAGTACACTAAGGCAACGTTCTTCAGAAGGAAAACAACGAGGGGACTATCTCAGGAGGCCCGAAACAGCACGTTCGGAGAAAACGGAATCACCGGAACCGACACCGTTCATAAGAACGGCTCTAT
It encodes:
- a CDS encoding ABC transporter ATP-binding protein, with amino-acid sequence MSNKKSEGDGVLWRIIRPVKTHIYSAMLLHAFGSVATIATLLLLSLMIAVLLNGGSLFFMGINWSLPGTLIGVGAVGLSAFILSSIAFSVSHLGAFELEVDLRTKLAEHMAQLPLGYIITNGTGALKKVVLDDVKNLHVFVADSTPMIGRSFTAPVVSLILIFAIDWRLALIALSVLILGMIMMSIAMKDYGEIRQEYDASLGKINAAVIEFIQAMVVVRTFDDGTSSFKRYHKALESFQGVFIKWMDKCSSPSRLSMIIFGPLPTMAAVIAGGIFFISKGTLSVPTLVAMLFISTAMVDAFMPLMWLNNFLRKSKTAANRIEEILSMPTMSYVERGEVPGEMTIRFDDVDFSYENRKEKALSGVSFTALPGASTALVGPSGAGKSTVARLLPRFWDIDKGAITIGGVDVREMTSEDLMNTVTFVFQDTYLFHDTLANNIKMAKPDATDEEVVEAAKAAQIHDFIMELPEGYDTHAGERGDRLSGGQRQRITIARAILRNAPIVVLDEATAFADPESEEEIIKAISFLTRDKTVITIAHRLSSITHVDQILVFDKGEIVERGKHEELLANRGVYAGLWSNYKAAQGWDLHAKQPAGTDGSATGSIETGSSGKNVFPVEHPNKGAAHV
- a CDS encoding ABC transporter permease, with protein sequence MNHAVYWAEFRHEIRAGLRGPLLPIAAVVFTLYVLVVLTNGNVLRGFGATRNSAAIMYQFATFLSVYLFFVWAWIYAQVVVRDRNVRLDENVLSSPISLPKLLFARYLGASVVAFLLGAVVPLSFFLMPIPAWLGLFPPTAIGDAPVLPVLLILLLFLLPAVLGIGALFVSSALWTRSTAGPFVVAAFLMLIWMVGLLVFRISDISDTLASVLDPTMFNEVDRQISDLTPNEKNDFLLDVTSLYLLNRLLWFVLPVGLLLFVLRRLNRDHLLLDNSKKTVRDTTAKQTLSAVQTTASVTINGKPSWLRALFSEALWHLRLSLQNRGQLLALGVILLMGVFSSVMKVLYNGQGPMVPYVEHLLSIRGFFYLFTLLAVAGFVGALMRRDQRSGFEEMFDATPAPLGTRVLARILSAFLLTMAIGLFPTLTVWIVMAIGGMSIAWWDPLAFQMLVLTPALLEIAALAVLSHSLIRNAGAAYGVSMMLAFIAFMNQELLLVSYPPAQIGKAVSLSFSSLSGWRPWLASVISTDLLKLGIALVIVALAWLVWLRGVDFGFAMRWRIARSRIPSVAPLAIAGLLLITLPGVVLYQKLVVYGEYQSLKEEIAEAAAWEKQWWNKGGAYSLDGGEVHVQLNPSKRTLEAQWTLNNVQSANNLLHGSLPHGVSISSAVVEDKKVVPNTAYDHFTLPLEGCPVEGCDVQLTLTAKLQDWSADDVQSWLLPSGVWLRAADVLPTLGLDPDCRLHIPAERAQFGLPKLEGNLPRHAMQAAEAVAPAGSWHWRVEIEGGGATTQTSGALNGPLDFAMVWLPDTPEQTTQNGIQAWHGHEYRQAAEDILEDLKLMTQYVGDLLGQVPDVRYVVQAPRELGEIAQFGELLWLPENLGWDLASEGPGRKRRRAAIASALSRHLLLQATDLRTEKGAQWLLSGVSGWVGMECLRRSDGKQAWIAELNWQAQDLSKAMGERREVPVGQVADAGEADWVKLYTTLSTLNWAASQGTEQTVVVIKALLNRLQNNEPLPEALAALAGQQTAERLLGMPMVSDIAVHVDDKQQVQIKAKRWQWNDKGWELIEEPKEVLQIVGEQTQILDLQKSLEINTMQDFIVLDSWSSVERTPKDNVWRHTANP
- a CDS encoding ATP-binding cassette domain-containing protein, which encodes MIARTPMTEGLKVTGLNKTYSNGVRALDGVDLEVRPGLYGLLGPNGAGKSTLMRTLATLQQPDSGNITLNGIDVLAEADQLRSQLGYLPQQIGAYPGVSGRSLMERFAWLKGYTDRKKRANEVACLLERVNLSDASQRAVAEYSGGMLRRFGIALALIGSPRLLIVDEPTAGLDPTERNRFHRVLADVANEAVVLLSTHIVEDVENLCGRLSILTDGQIVATGSPEELIEPLQGRLWSSVIARGQEPPGDALRILAHPNGLRVIMQRDQAPQGDYVAHQPSLEDAYHVALKTSGKEIGV
- a CDS encoding TonB-dependent receptor, whose product is MEMPEMIVTANKIEEDVQDVPQSITVIDDEVLKEKEIKDVTGIISEIPNMNYTSSYAGQVNFRGLSTSLLTSNNPVVIYIDGVPSTNQYGYDASLVNAERVEVLRGPQGTLYGKDAIGGVIKVVTKEPVNEWHGSIGAGYGSYNDMEGSLNVSGSLIEDKLYLGLNGRYQQDDGWITNDYTGDDEFNKSSLYNLGSYLLYTPTDRFTAKLTLSNDYSEIYGITGYGLPSGTRASEFDRDDAEHSSFDEDFVEETEVMAQSLHLKYEFDSVTLTSTTTHRDVETDGINDRDAQANTSYDGLIGFSATDSETWTEELRLSSNNTEGVRWVAGAYFDTEDIKKGPDGIQMSFSGNDYEMSYRSKTESETQALFGQIMIPFLDSFELTLGARYQRIDKEMDLDTYYGLVGASSDLIYSIQPDETWDVFLPKVALSYKLNDTWITYASVAKGYMPGGFNFYASSGSEEDISFGPEQSINYEIGAKAEFARARLAAAVFYMDIDGIQISKYDNEIDMWVTDNAGGAYSLGAELELTYFLTDSIELTAALGIIEAEYDDYDTGTVDYDGESISGTPSHTARIGLAYYHPNGIYARGDVRSLGEVPYYDSSNNEFDELDSYITADVKVGYRFEGYDIYAYCNNLTDEEYITSFQTASMKAVASYGDPRAFGIGACYNF
- a CDS encoding class I SAM-dependent methyltransferase; the encoded protein is MAQKIKIKTGSIEETLLLPLWGRAYETQKSSPRLIDERAVEIIQRIDYDFSDIEKTQAMSQHGWVSRSLHTDRVAREFIKKHPEATIVNIGCGMDTTFSRIDNGTIMFYELDLPDVIELRRRFYEDSDRHKSIASSFLDTQWFEKIEVRDGLLFLAGGVFMYFDEEQIKTFFMKAADHFNECEFFFDALSPMGMKIAKKQVLKKGGMGMSMDGGWGLKPVSSLEKWDQRIRVIRSFPMSKGMKKGIALQFKIMGAITDMLGVCSMVHMRIGSSR